A DNA window from Oscarella lobularis chromosome 8, ooOscLobu1.1, whole genome shotgun sequence contains the following coding sequences:
- the LOC136190634 gene encoding acyl-CoA dehydrogenase family member 10-like, with protein sequence MFSLSRLARSRYIVSRCLVKCYSMKSAHQKSWKAVLFDAGGVLVASPFPAFRRFENDNDLTPGTLTKVIQNAGDTGPFAKLERGEFTVPEFCEKFDDDIRKATGKEVNSRALMNEIESATQRPVYEMFDAIRCIRAENIKTALVTNNWITENQSISDYLPKNLFNEVFESCKEGKAKPDPSVYATVLSRLNVAPNDTIFLDDIGRNLKRARELGIHTIKVDQPKEALRELEALLGFPLSGYVNGTLAVKKQHRLPIDSLILYLRRTLGLNQEGPPNVRKFKHGQSNPTYFVGYGGEDLVLRKKPPGKLLASAHQVEREYKVMKAVGSVGVPVPTVLDLCEDESVLGTPFYVMKYVHGEVLIDPTLKNLTLEQRQKVYMNTIETLAKIHLVDLKACDLMDYGKHGNYISRQVARWTRQYKASQTSSIPSMERLIKWLPENLPSKDRTTIVHGDYRIDNLIFSENYDVVAVLDWELSTLGDPIADLASACFAYHIDQNLPGLRGLNGVDLESLGIPSEDECVAHYCSKMGYEQIDDWNIYIAFCFFRMAAIIQGVYKRATQGQASAENAEMIGMLTEYMSNLGWKYAEEEQTNKKSKL encoded by the exons ATGTTTTCACTGAGCAGACTAGCTCGCAGTCGATACATAGTCTCTCGTTGCTTAGTGAAGTGCTACTCAATGAAAAGTGCTCATCAAAAATCGTGGAAAGCGGTTCTTTTCGACGCGGGaggcgttctcgtcgcgtcCCCCTTCCCTGCCTTCCGTCGCTTCGAGAACGACAACGATCTCACTCCGGGAACTCTGACAAAAGTCATTCAAAACGCCGGCGATACGGGCCCTTTTGCAAAACTGGAACGAGGCGAATTTACGGTACCAGAATTCTgcgagaaattcgacgacgacattcgaAAAGCAACGGGAAAAGAGGTGAATAGTCGCGCGCTGATGAATGAGATCGAAAGCGCGACGCAACGCCCCGTTTACGAAATGTTCGACGCAATTCGATGCATTCGCGCGGAAAACATCAAAACGGCTCTCGTGACGAATAATTGGATAACGGAAAATCAATCGATTAGCGATTACTTGccaaaaaatttatttaatgaA GTGTTTGAGTCTTGTAAAGAGGGCAAAGCCAAACCGGATCCTTCCGTTTATGCCACTGTTCTCTCTCGACTCAATGTTGCACCCAATGACACAATATTTCTCGATGACATTGGTCGAAATTTAAAGCGCGCTAGAGAATTGGGAATACATACAATTAAAGTCGATCAACCGAAAGAGGCTTTGAGAGAACTCGAAGCTCTTCTCGGATTTCCTTTATCTG gTTATGTAAACGGGACTTTGGCTGTGAAGAAACAGCATCGATTGCCAATCGATTCTCTTATCCTATATCTTCGAAGAACGCTTGGATTAAATCAAGAAG GACCACCAAATGTGAGAAAATTCAAGCACGGCCAATCGAATCCAACCTACTTTGTCGGATATGGAGGAGAGGATTTAGTTCTCAGAAAAAAACCG CCCGGTAAATTGCTGGCTTCAGCTCATCAAGTAGAAAGAGAATACAA ggTGATGAAGGCTGTTGGCTCtgtgggcgttcccgttcCTACAGTCCTTGATCTATGCGAAGACGAGAG CGTTTTGGGTACCCCGTTCTACGTAATGAAATACGTTCACGGTGAAGTTCTCATTGATCCTACGCTAAAGAATCTAACCCTTgagcaaagacaaaaagTCTACATGAACACAATCGAAACACTCGCGAAAATTCACTTGGTCGACTTGAAAGCCTGCGACCTTATGGATTACGGAAAACACG gTAATTACATAAGTCGTCAAGTGGCTCGTTGGACTCGTCAATACAAAGCGAGTCAAACGAGTTCCATACCGAGTATGGAACGACTTATAAAGTGGCTTCCGGAAAATCTTCCCTCGAAAGATCGCACTACTATAGTACACGGCGACTACAG AATTgataatttgattttttcggaGAATTATGACGTTGTAGCCGTGCTGGATTGGGAGCTCTCGACTTTGGGCGATCCTATAGCCGATTTGGCGTCCGCCTGCTTCGCTTATCACATAGATCAGAATCTACCCGGTCTAAGAG GTTTGAATGGAGTTGATTTGGAGTCGCTTGGAATTCCGAGTGAGGACGAGTGCGTGGCTCACTATTGTAGCAAGATGGGTTATGAGCAAATCGATGATTGGAATATTTATATTGCGTTTTGCTTCTTTCGCATGGCCGCCATCATTCAGGGAGTGTACAAAAGAGCGACGCAAG GTCAAGCGAGTGCTGAAAACGCGGAAATGATCGGCATGCTCACAGAATACATGTCCAATCTCGGCTGGAAATACgcggaagaagaacaaacaaacaaaaaatcaaaactaTGA
- the LOC136190639 gene encoding ATP synthase subunit delta, mitochondrial-like, with protein sequence MATSSSLRVLRRFLAPARLLAVPRRGLADAEASSGSTFPLTFSGPHSAFYNSAPVAQVDVPATSGNFGIRPNHVPVLAVLKPGVVTVMEDTKQSKYFVSSGTVTVNGDASVQIIAEEAAPLDHFDIQAARQGLEQCQQRTSSSSSDEDKTEAMIGAEVYEALVKALE encoded by the exons atggcgacgtcgtcctctCTTCGCGTATTACGCCGTTTCCTTGCTCCCGCTCGACTTCTCGCGGTGCCTCGGCGTGGATTAGCCGACGCGGAGGCATCGTCAGGCTCAACATTTCCTCTCACCTTCTCGGGGCCCCATTCG GCATTCTACAACAGCGCGCCCGTAGCCCAAGTAGACgtgccggcgacgagcggAAACTTTGGCATACGTCCAAATCACGTCCCGGTGTTGGCCGTTCTAAAACCGGGTGTCGTGACAGTGATGGAGGACACAAAACAATCAAAATATTTCG TGAGCAGCGGGACAGTGACAGTAAACGGAGACGCTTCCGTGCAAATTATAGCGGAAGAGGCAGCTCCCTTGGATCACTTTGACATTCAA GCGGCTCGTCAGGGGTTAGAACAGTGCCAGCAGCGCACCAGTTCGTCCAGTTCGGACGAAGATAAAACGGAAGCGATGATCGGAGCGGAAGTCTACGAAGCCCTAGTGAAAGCCCTTGAATAG
- the LOC136190124 gene encoding GTP-binding protein Di-Ras2-like: MDRSSSSKSSRRLARVDPRHSGSNFTFKYKFAILGAAGVGKTALVRRWMTGEDIDDSYEPTIDASYEHHIQFMGCKVPLQIVDTGGSHSFPPMRKFLAKCSHAFLIVVDVNEPKSLAKAKQIYDELSEWRCDGGGGGASARAQVPAVIAANKEDVVGSRDRVVADAEAFADSIGCPFVLTSAKADAGVESAFRRLIEVAQKFYSLDLFTTLKPKKLRRTFSFSSFRKVKWIKRFFSCKRQ, from the coding sequence ATGGaccgttcgtcgtcatcgaagaGTTCGCGTCGACTCGCTCGCGTCGATCCGCGTCATTCGGGGAGTAATTTTACGTTCAAGTACAAGTTCGCTATTTTGGGCGCGGCAGGCGTCGGGAAAACGGCTCTGGTGCGTCGATGGATGACCGGGGAGGACATCGATGATTCCTATGAGCCGACAATCGATGCGAGCTACGAGCATCACATTCAGTTCATGGGCTGCAAAGTTCCCCTGCAGATCGTCGATACGGGCGGGAGTCATTCGTTTCCTCCCATGCGGAAATTTCTCGCCAAATGTTCGCATGCATTTTtgattgtcgtcgacgtcaacgagccCAAGTCCCTTGCCAAGGCCAAGCAGATTTACGACGAATTGAGCGAATGGAgatgcgacggcggcggcggcggcgccagTGCTCGTGCACAAGTGCCAGCTGTCATTGCGGCCAATaaggaagacgtcgtcgggtcacgtgatcgtGTTGTTGCTGATGCGGAAGCGTTCGCCGATTCGATCGGCTGTCctttcgttttgacgtcggcgaaggcgGACGCTGGCGTCGAGAGTGCTTTTCGACGGCTGATCGAAGTCGCCCAGAAGTTCTATTCGCTCGATTTGTTTACGACGTTGAAGCCCAAGAAACTTCGTCGAACTTTTAGTTTTTCTAGCTTCAGAAAAGTTAAGTGGATTAAgaggtttttttcttgtaaaCGCCAATAG
- the LOC136190635 gene encoding dual specificity testis-specific protein kinase 2-like: protein MDTSPPPVRTKAKREPRRSTSTFDCIRDAVTILYRIDDFELEHLGSGFFSDVYKVRHRTTNEVLVLKRCKSTSTRAQTLQEVEVMKYLSHPNILSFRGVCVHEGQLHPLSEFINGGNLEELLLNTDENLSWSFRFQLSRDIASGMNYLHSKGMIHRDLTAKNCLIRRHDDRSMSVVVADFGLAAKMPRISLAPDGRHVFSIVGTPYSMAPEVLNGERYNEKADVFSYGIILCQIIARISSDPDYMPRTKDFGVDGEVLRSMIQECPSLAWILAMKCCQMDPQERPDFQCIQRLLDANYHMPNTETPPLPSELNSLRRTAESSDEGGGGDPEMDGNTSSPRARGLRRSNSLSSPRTNVLTEKNRHKSLTYSPSIQPRPTQSLPLASQTGSSSSGVHSASDEEDDDDDDDPDVAVLQELVRRVDIESPVEGNEERRQQRRRRRSSSRFATTPVHLSPDQFAQLIRCGSPLSQQHVATSAPSSPSSSRRHLLNTEEFRAAIVTSPIATTATINESSF from the exons ATGGATACGTCTCCCCCGCCCGttcgaacgaaagcgaagcgcgAGCCTCGTCGATCGACATCGACGTTCGACTGCATTCGCGACGCCGTCACGATTCTCTATCgcatcgacgatttcgaactCGAGCACTTGGGCAGCGGCTTCTTTTCGGACGTTTACAAG GTTCGTCATCGGACAACGAACGAAGTGTTGGTTCTGAAACGCTGCAAGAGCACGAGCACGCGAGCGCAGACACTACAAGAAGTCGAAGTCATGAAATACTTGAGCCATCCGAATATACTAAG CTTTCGGGGCGTTTGCGTGCACGAAGGACAACTTCATCCTCTTTCCGAG TTTATCAATGGTGGCAATCTCGAGGAACTTCTTCTCAACACGGATGAGAACTTATCGTGGTCCTTTCGCTTCCaactgtcacgtgacatcgCGAGCGGAATGAATTACCTTCATTCGAAAGGAATGATTCATCGCGATCTTACCGCCAAG AATTGTCTCATAAGACGTCACGACGATCGATCCATgtcagtcgtcgtcgcggacTTTGGCTTGGCAGCGAAAATGCCTCGGATAAG tCTCGCTCCCGACGGACGGCACGTGTTCTCGATTGTCGGAACGCCTTATTCTATGGCACCCGAAGTCTTAAACGGAGAACGATACAACGAAAAA GCCGACGTCTTCTCCTACGGAATCATTCTATGTCAAATCATTGCGCGGATATCGTCGGATCCCGACTACATGCCGCGAACAAAG GATTTTGGTGTGGATGGCGAAGTGTTGCGTTCTATGATACAAGAATGCCCCTCATTGGCTTGGATTCTAGCCATGAAATGTTGCCAA ATGGATCCTCAAGAACGACCGGATTTCCAATGCATTCAAAGACTTCTAGACGCCAATTATCACATGCCCAACACGGAGACCCCGCCCCTTCCATCCGAACTCAATTCCCTTCGTCGAACCGCAGAATCCTCcgacgaaggcggcggcggagaccCGGAAATGGACGGGAACACGTCGTCGCCTAGGGCACGCGGTCTTCGCCGATCGAACAGCCTTTCGAGTCCGCGAACCAATGTCCTGACGGAAAAAAACCGTCACAAGTCCCTCACCTATTCCCCGTCCATTCAGCCTCGTCCAACGCAAAGTCTGCCTTTAGCAAGTCAAACAGGTTCATCATCCAGTGGAGTTCACAGCGCTTCTGATGAagaggatgatgatgatgatgatgatccTGATGTGGCTGTCTTACAGGAATTGGTGCGTCGGGTTGATATCGAGAGTCCCGTCGAGGGAAACGAGGAGAGACggcaacaacgacgacgacgacgaagttcgtcgcgattcgctACGACGCCCGTGCATTTATCGCCGGATCAATTCGCGCAGTTGATTCGATGTGGCAGTCCTCTGTCTCAGCAGCACGTTGCCACGTCGGCGCCGTCTAGTCCTAGTTCCAGTCGACGTCATTTGTTGAATACGGAAGAATTTCGCGCGGCTATTGTCACGTCACCCATAGcaacaacggctacaatcAATGAGTCCTCCTTTTGA
- the LOC136190638 gene encoding spindle and centriole-associated protein 1-like — translation MASKLKRSHEKKSRKPKEKPPWDETTSDVLSLRATQDELERRKQIHQSHNRSRQPIESRPLLTTTPLTPNKMSQLLNPTPDAIRRRSAIMKEIIGSSNQLRHVLARADRELGDVKDRFGDDPRRYTGIPSLTAAPTSFSPRQRATLQDSFNPPSVLFSPAGVRDDRLDRLPQPALNDDENEEQENDPGSSPSRPLLPSSDDLAVVMDDLEKEIRAYEEATGRPSNESSKECDKRSLIGFTATLVDSLARLTRYLKESQLQLAFEVKVRGQLVATLEQQQGLIDTLSSDVLHVQEELLGYVNECREQRNQAEMRTKELQDKVDALLLIHSGHGARPDTS, via the exons ATGGCGTCAAAGCTAAAAAGAAGCCACGAAAAGAAGTCTAGGAAACCAAAAGAAAAGCCTCCGTGGGAC GAAACGACATCCGACGTTTTATCCCTAAGAGCGACACAAGATGAGCTG GAGCGACGCAAGCAAATCCACCAATCACACAACAGATCTCGACAGCCAATCGAATCGCGTCCTCTTTTGACGACCACGCCCCTCACTCCCAATAAAATGTCCCAGCTATTGAATCCGACGCCGGACGCCATACGACGGCGATCCGCGATCATGAAAGAAATTATAGGAAGCAGTAACCAG TTACGTCACGTATTAGCGCGCGCCGATAGAGAACTGGGTGACGTAAAAGATCGCTTCGGAGACGATCCGAGGCGTTATACAGGCATTCCCAGTCTGACAGCGGCGCCAACGAGTTTTAGCCCTAGGCAACG AGCGACACTCCAAGACTCATTCAATCCCCCCAGTGTATTATTTAGCCCAGCGGGTGTCcgagacgatcgtctcgaTCGACTTCCGCAACCCGCTTTGAAtgatgacgagaacgaggaaCAAG AAAATGATCCGGGGTCTTCTCCGTCACGCCCCCTTTTGCCATCGTCCGACGACTTGGCTGTCGTCATGGACGATCTCGAGAAGGAGATACGAGCCTACGAGGAGGCGACGGGTAGACCTTCTAATGAATCGTCTAAAGAG TGCGATAAGAGGAGTCTCATCGGATTTACGGCCACCCTAGTCGACTCCTTAGCGAGATTGACGCGCTATTTGAAAGAA AGTCAGCTTCAGTTGGCTTTCGAAGTGAAAGTGAGGGGTCAGTTGGTGGCGACCCTGGAGCAACAGCAGGGTTTGATCGACACGCTTAGTTCG GATGTACTGCACGTGCAGGAGGAGTTGCTTGGGTACGTGAACGAATGTCGCGAGCAGCGAAATCAAGCGGAAATGCGCACTAAGGAGCTTCAG GATAAAGTCGACGCTTTACTTCTAATTCACTCAG GGCATGGTGCTCGTCCCGATACGTCGTAA